A stretch of Castanea sativa cultivar Marrone di Chiusa Pesio chromosome 2, ASM4071231v1 DNA encodes these proteins:
- the LOC142625790 gene encoding protein NEN4, producing MVMSLNLHKSLKRKRQVVPISDFEMEAYNSGKEGMAEIVFFDLETNVPNRAGQRFWILEFGAIVVCPQKLVELESYSTLIRPKDLSVASLKPSRCDGITRAAVANAPSFEQVADKIFTILNGRVWAGHNIQRFDCIRIKEAFAEIGRPAPEPVGMIDSLGVLTEKFGRRAGNMKMASLATYFGLGQQKHRSLDDVRMNLEVLKHCATVLFLESSLPNLLNGKWQDSPQIMTRSRTNGKFPSREEASRKSPPITSIGYQRKSPPVTIGYQRTVPHTRGSLGKVTESVRNLLCKAQGKQPLNSLLKHSHTLLR from the exons ATGGTAATGTCATTGAACCTGCACAAAAGCCTGAAACGGAAAAGACAGGTAGTACCAATAAGCGACTTTGAAATGGAGGCTTATAATTCTGGGAAAGAAGGCATGGCAGAGATTGTGTTCTTTGACTTGGAAACAAACGTGCCCAATAGAGCTGGACAACGTTTCTGGATATTGGAGTTTGGTGCAATTGTGGTTTGTCCCCAGAAACTTGTTGAACTAGAGAGCTATAGCACGCTGATAAGGCCCAAAGATTTGTCTGTGGCCTCATTGAAGCCAAGTCGATGTGATGGGATAACAAGGGCAGCTGTTGCAAATGCACCAAGCTTTGAACAAGTTGCTGACAAGATATTCACCATTTTGAATGGTAGGGTGTGGGCAGGCCACAACATTCAAAGATTCGATTGCATTCGTATTAAAGAGGCCTTTGCTGAGATTGGTAGGCCTGCACCAGAACCTGTTGGAATGATTGATTCTTTAGGGGTCTTAACTGAAAAGTTTGGCAGAAGAGCTGGCAATATGAAG ATGGCATCGTTGGCTACATACTTTGGGCTTGGGCAGCAAAAGCACAG GAGCCTTGATGATGTTCGAATGAACTTGGAGGTCCTCAAGCATTGTGCAACAGTTCTATTCTTG GAATCAAGTCTCCCAAACTTATTGAATGGAAAGTGGCAAGACTCTCCCCAAATTATGACAAGAAGTAGAACAAACGGAAAATTTCCAAGCAGAGAAGAAGCTAGCCGGAAATCTCCCCCAATTACTTCTATTGGATATCAGAGAAAATCTCCCCCAGTTACTATTGGATATCAGAGAACAGTTCCCCATACAAGGGGAAGTTTGGGAAAG GTGACAGAGAGTGTACGTAATCTATTGTGTAAAGCTCAAGGAAAACAACCCCTAAACAGCCTACTCAAGCATTCTCACACGCTGCTACGTTGA